The Deinococcus depolymerans nucleotide sequence GTTCACGCGCGTGATGTTCATGGACATCGGGGCGCTCAGCACGCTGGGCGCGCTGTACCTGCTGGTGAATGGCCGGACGCCCGTGCGCGTCCCGGCGGCAGTGGCGAGCCTGTTCGTGGGGAGCTTCGCGCTGCTGCCGGCGCTGGCGTTCGAGGACTGGGCGGCCCTGCGGGAGCAGGAGGAGCGGGCCGGGTGACGCGGCGCGGCCCGCCGGCCTTTTGATGTCCGGGTTTGTTCGGGTTTGTTCAAGGCGTCGGGGTGTGCCAGTCGGTACAGTTGCCGCATGACAGCCATGAATGCCGGGGCGGCCCCCGGAGTGCCTGAGCGGCGGGGCGCGACCCTGATTTTCAATGCGGGAGCGGGCGGCAGTGAGCACTGCACGCCGGATGATCTGGTGGCGGCGCTGGAGGGGATCGGGTTCTCGCCGGTGTACCGCAGCACGGGGTGTGAGGATGACCTGGACGCGGCGCTCGCGGACGTGCAGGGTGCAGTGTTCGTGGCGGGCGGGGACGGCACGGTCCGGGCCGTGGCGGTGCGTCTGGCCGGGCGTGAGGGCGTGACGCTGGGCGTGATTCCCATGGGCACGGCAAACAATGTGGCCAGGACGCTGGGCGTGCAGGGCGCGCCCCTGGACGTGATTGCCGGGTACGCGGGGGCGGGGGCGCGGCCGTTCGATCTGGGGCGCGTGCAGGGGCCGTGGGGTGAGGACCTGTTCCTGGAGGCGTGTGGGTGCGGGGCGTTCGCGGACGTGATGGCCGAGTACGACCCGGAGGCCGGCAAGAGTCCGTTGCGGGCGGTGCAGGCGCTCACGGCCACCCTGACGAACTTCGATCCGACGCCCGTGGCGCTGTCCGTGGATGGCGTGCCGGAACCGGAGGTGCCGCTGGCGCTGCTGGAGGTCATGAACACGAATGCGACCGGGCCGAGGCTCCGGCTGGCAACGCACGCCGATCCGGGGGACGGGCAGCTGGACGTGGTGCGGATCGATGCGGGCGCGCGTGAGGGGCTGCTGGCGTACCTGGCGGCGCTGGCGCGTGATGAGTTCACGGCCCTGGAAAGCGTGCAGGTGGACCGGGCGGGCGTGGTCGAGATTCCGTACGTGGGGCAGGCCTTCCACGTGGATGCGGAGGTGCGCCCGGCAGTGCAGGGCGCGTCGGGCCGGGTCCGGATTGAGGTGTGGGCGGGGGCGCTGTCGGTGCTGGTTCCGGTGGCGGGGGCCTGAGGGTGGCCGCGCCGAACAACGTGGTGTGGCGCGAGGGCGTGCAGGTGATGCGCATGGACCTGCACCTGCACACGGAGGTCAGTCATGACTGCCGCACGCCGCTGCGGGACATTCCGGGGTGGATGCTCCGCACGAACACCCGCGTGATTGCCGTGACGGACCACGACCAGCAGCGGGGCGGTCCCGAATTGCAGGGCATGGTGCGGGACCTGGGCCTGGAGGATCGCCTGAGTGTCATTGCGGGTGAGGAGGTCACGACCCGCGAGGGCGAGTTGATCGGGTTGTTCCTCTCGGAGCGCATTCCGCCGCAGCTGTCCCCGGAGGACACGGTGCGCGCCATCCGGGAGCAGGGGGGGCTGGTGCTTCTGCAGCATGGCTTCGATCCGTTCAAACGGTACCGTCTGCGGCCCGAGGCGACTGCGCGGATCGCGCATGAGGTGGACATCGTCGAGACGTTCAACTCTCGGCTGTCCCGGCCGCACTGGAACCGCGTGGCGGCCAGTTGGGCGCAGGCGCGGGGGCTCCCCATGTCGGGCGGCAGTGACGCGCACACGCTGCAGGACATCGGGGAGGCGTGGGTGGAAACCCTGTTCCGCCGCATTGAGACGCCCCAGCAGCTGCTGGAAGCGCTGCGGGAGGGCACGGTGGGCGGGCAGTGGACCCATCCGGTGTACGCGTACGGCCGCAAGCAGTGGCGGATGCTGAACGGTCGCCTGCGCCGTGACGGGCCGCCCCGCTGAGCCGGCCAGGCGGATGCGCGGCGTCGTTTCTGATCTATAATGCGCGGGTTCCTGGGAACGGTCTGCCTCTGGCGCCGCGCCCTGGGTGGTTGGGCCGGGATGGCGGAATGGTAGACGCATCCGACTTAAAATCGGCCGCTGCAAGGCGTGCGGGTTCAAGTCCCGCTCTCGGCACCACCCGGACAGGACAGGAGGAGGTCACCCCCCGAGCGGCGGTGACCTCCTCTTCTCTCTTTTCTGCTGTGTCGTGCCTGCCGATTGGCACGTTCGGTTGGCGGTGCCCCGGGGTGGGCACAGGAAAACGCCCCCACCGGTGAGGGTGGGGGCGGGTGTGGAGCGGGAGACGAGATTCGAACTCGCGACATCTACCTTGGCAAGGTAGTGCTCTACCAGCTGAGCTACTCCCGCGTGACGCTGCCCGTGGGCAGCGGTGCGTGTATAAGAAAAACCCCCGCGCTGACCGAC carries:
- a CDS encoding diacylglycerol/lipid kinase family protein codes for the protein MTAMNAGAAPGVPERRGATLIFNAGAGGSEHCTPDDLVAALEGIGFSPVYRSTGCEDDLDAALADVQGAVFVAGGDGTVRAVAVRLAGREGVTLGVIPMGTANNVARTLGVQGAPLDVIAGYAGAGARPFDLGRVQGPWGEDLFLEACGCGAFADVMAEYDPEAGKSPLRAVQALTATLTNFDPTPVALSVDGVPEPEVPLALLEVMNTNATGPRLRLATHADPGDGQLDVVRIDAGAREGLLAYLAALARDEFTALESVQVDRAGVVEIPYVGQAFHVDAEVRPAVQGASGRVRIEVWAGALSVLVPVAGA
- a CDS encoding PHP domain-containing protein, with product MRMDLHLHTEVSHDCRTPLRDIPGWMLRTNTRVIAVTDHDQQRGGPELQGMVRDLGLEDRLSVIAGEEVTTREGELIGLFLSERIPPQLSPEDTVRAIREQGGLVLLQHGFDPFKRYRLRPEATARIAHEVDIVETFNSRLSRPHWNRVAASWAQARGLPMSGGSDAHTLQDIGEAWVETLFRRIETPQQLLEALREGTVGGQWTHPVYAYGRKQWRMLNGRLRRDGPPR